The Cellulomonas oligotrophica sequence ACGCCCGGGGCATCACCGTGGACGTCGACCAGCTCGAGGAGGCCGTCGGCGCGATCGACCCCACCGACCAGGCGGCGCTGCAGCAGGCGCTGTCCGGCGGCGTCTTCGCCCCGCAGACCACGCCCGAGCAGCAGGCGGCCCTCGACCGGCTGGAGACGGCGCTCGCGCTCGTCGAGGGCTGGGTCGACGAGGTCGCGACCCGGGCCGCGCTGCCGCACCTGCCGCACGCCGTCCCGCTGCAGGAGATGGTGCGGCGCCGGCGTGCCGCGGGCGGACCCGCCGAGCAGACGTTCGCGAGCCTCGTGGGCCTGGAGCTGCGGCCCCGGCGCCTGCGCGACGCGGCCGCCGTGTGGGCGCACCTGACCACCACGCGCGGCGTCGACGGCCGGGACGCGGTGTGGGCGCACCCCGACCTGGTGCCCGCCGCCGAGGACCTCGACGACCCCGCCGGCTACGACGCGCGTCGGGCGGCCGCCGTGGAGGGCTCGGCGGACCTGGACCGTGCGCTCGCGGAGATCCTCGGCGACGAGGACGGGTCCGCGCCGTCCTGACGCGGCCGATGCCCGGGCGCGCCGGGCAGCGGCCCTCGCACGCCGTCAGGCGTCGACGTCGTCCTCGTCGTCGCCCGGCGGCTCGTCGGCGCCGTCCGGCGACGGGCGTGCCCCGCGGTCCTGGGCGTAGCCGTACCCCTCGAGGAAGCCGCGGGCGCGCCCGGTGTGCGGGTACGTGGCCAGCTCGGCCCAGAAGTCGGGGCCGTGGCCGGGGACGAGCAGGTGCACGAGCTCGTGCAGCAGCACGTAGTCCAGGACCCAGCGGGGCATGCCCCGTACGCGGTCCGAGATGCGGATCGTGCCGTCGGTGGGCGTGCACGACCCCCAGCGACGTCCCTGGTTGCTCGACCAGCGCACGCTCGTCGGGACGGCCCGTCCGCCCAGGTACCGCCGTGACAGGTCCGTCGCCCGGGACGCGAGCTGGGCGTCGGACGGGCGACGCCGGCCCTCCTGGGCCGCGAGCCGGGCGACCATGCGCCCCACCCACTCGCGCTCCTGGCTGCGGGTGAACCCCGCGGGGATCGCGACGACGGTGACGTCGCCCTCCCGCCACGCGCTGACCGTGCGGGACCGGCGCCGCGACCGGCGGACCTCGACCGGCGCGTCCGGGCCGCGCGCGTGCGCGCCCGTGCGGGGCGGCTCCTCGGGGACCGGCACCCCTGCACGCTAGCGCCGACCGCCGACGGCGGTGGCGACCCCGCCCGGCGCGGCGCACGACGGCCGTGCACGGGCCGGCGGCGAGGGCTGCGGGCGGGCGGGCGCTGTGGACGGCGGGCGACGAGACCTGCGCCGACCTGCGACAGTGCCCGCCGTGCGGACGAGGACGGTACGGCTGCGGCCGGGTGTGCAGGTGCTGACCCGCGGTGCGGACGAGGTGCAGGTCGGCCTCGACCCCCGCTGGGCGGTCCGCGTCGACGGGCTCGACCCGGACGAGGTGCGGCTGTGGTGCGGGGTCGGGCCGGGGACCGACCTCGACGCACTCGCCCGCGGCGCCGGCGCACGGGCGGCCCGGGTGCGGCAGACCGTGGCCGACCTCGCGGCGGCGGGCCTGACCCGGCCCGACCCGGAGCCGGGCACCACGGTGCACGGCCCGGCGTCCGCGGACGCCGACGCGTGGTCGCTGCTCACCGCGGACGGGGACGGCGAGCGGCAGGTGCTGGCACGGTCGCGGGCCGTCGTGGGGGTGGTCGGGCTCGGCGCCACCGGGATGGCCGTGGCGACGCACCTGGCGACGGCCGGCGTCGGCACGCTCCTGCTCGACGACGACTCCCCCGTCGGCTCGGTCGACGTGGCGGGCGGGGCGCACCGCTGGGCCGACGTGGGTGTGCCGCGCGCGACGGCCGCGCGGCGGGTCCTCCAGGACGCCGCACCGGGCGTGCGCGTCGACGTCGACGCCGCGCCCGACGTCGTGGTGGTCGTCGAGCACGACGCGGCCGACCCGGCGCGGGCCACGCTGCTGATGGCGCACGGGCTCGCGCACCTGTCGGTGGTGGTGCGGGCCGCGGACACCACCGTCGGCCCGTTCGTGCGCCCCGGCGTCGACCCGTGCCTGCACTGCCTCGACCTGCACCGTGCCGACGTCGACGCCGCCTGGCCGACGGTCCTGGCCCGCCTCACCGCGGGCGGCCCCGACACCGGTGCGGTGCGACGCCGCGGCGGCGAGGTCGGCGTCGTCGCCGGTGCGAGCGCCGCCCTCGCGGCCGCGCAGGTCCTCGTGCACGTCGACGGCTCCGTGCCGTCCCTCACGGGTGCGACCGTGCAGATCGCGCTCCCCGACGTCGTCGGACGCGTCCGCGACTGGTCGGCCCACCCGGACTGCGGGTGCTCCCGGCTGCCGGGGCCGCCGGCGCCGTCAGGCCCCTGACCTGAGCCGCGACGCAGGACGCCGGGCCCCGCGTGCGCGGGGCCCGGCGTCCGGTGGCGCCTGGTGGTGCGTGGTGGCGGTAGGTGCGGCAGGGTGTCCGGCGGGCACGACGGCGTCCCGTCAGGCCGCAGCCGCGTCCTTGCGCGGACGGCCCCGGCCCCGCTTCGTCGGCACGACCACGCCGCCGACGAAGACCTGGCCGCCCCAGACCCCCCACGGCTCGGCCCGCTCGACGGCGCCGGCGAGGCAGCCCTCGACCAGCGGGCAGCCGCGGCACAGCGCCTTGGCGCGCTCGACCTCGGCCTGCCGCTCCGCGAACCAGAGCTCGGGGTCGTTCGACCGGCACGGCACGAGGTCGGCGACCATGCGGTCGAACTGCTGACGGTCCTCGGTCGCCGTGCTGCCGGCCCAGGCGCTGGTCGCGCCCGGGGTCGTGGTGTCGGGCAGCGTCGTGAGCTGCACGATGTCCTCCTGGTGTCCTCGCTGATGAGCTGTGGTGCGTCGGTGACGGACCGACGTGCCCTCTCGCCGGCGAGGTGCCGGAGGAACGAGAAAGGCCGCGGGTCCGAGAAGGACTCCGCGGCCTGAACGCCTCAGTGGGTGAGGCCTAGGGAGTCCTGCGTGGAAGATCGGTGCCGAGCTGCTTCGGGGTGCCCGTCCAGCGCTCGACGTGGCCGGCGGTGGACACACTGCGCCCCTGGAACGAGGTGCCGGTGGGCGCGAGGGTGCGCAGACGCACGGCGGTCACGGCGGCGTAGCCGGTCATCGTGATGCTCTCCATGTCGTGCACACCTCCCTCCGGCTCGGGCACCGTCCCCCAGGACGGCACCGCTCGATCAGCGACGGGTTCACCGTAGGACGCCGCGCGCGAACGCGACAAGCGAATTACGAGAAAGTTCTCGACGAGTTTCTGCGGACCCGCCGACCGCCCCGGACATCGCCGGAGGACTGCCGCATCGCGGACGTCAGGGCTGGTCGGCGGACCCCGCCCCACCGTCCCGGGAGGTCACCACGGCGAGGAGCGCCGCACCCACGTCCGCCAGACGCGTCTGCCCCAGCCCGGGCACCTGCCGCAGCTCGGCCGGGCTCGACGGACGCAGCGCCGCGACGTCGGTGATCATGCCGTCGGTCAGCACGCGCGACGGCGGGACGCCGCGCTCGCGCGCCACCTCCTCGCGCCAGCGGCGCAGCCGCTCCACGAGCCCGCGGTCGACGTCGCCGTCCGCCGTGCCGCGCCGCTCGTCGACGTCCTGCCCCCACAGCCGGTCCAGGAAGGGGGTGCGCCGGCGCGACGCGCGCGAGCCCGGCGTGCGGGCCCCGGCGTACGACAGCTCCAGGTGCCGGCGGGCGCGGGTCACCCCCACGTAGAGCAGGCGACGCTCCTCGGCCACCGCCGCGTCGGTCTGCGCCAGCGAGATCGGCAGCAGCCCGTCCGAGAGGCCGACGAGGAACACCGCGTCCCACTCCAGGCCCTTCGCCGCGTGCAGCGACGCGAGGGTGACGCCCTCGACGGTGGGCGCGTGCTGGGCGGCCGCGCGCTCGTCGAGCTCGGCCACCAGGTCCGCGAGCGACGCACCCCCGTCGGCCGGCACGAGGGCCCGCCCGGCGCCGAGGTCCAGCACGTCCTCGCCCTGCTCGACGCCCGGCGTCCGGGCCGCGGCGAGGTCGTCCGCGAGCGTGACCAGCGCGTGCATCGCGTCCCACCGCTCGCGCGCCGCCCCGCGTGACGCCGGGGGCGTCGGCGCCCAGCCGACGCTCGTCAGCACGTCGCGCACCGTCTGCCCCAGGGGCGTGCCGGGGTCCGCCGACCGGGCGCCGCCGCGCAGCAGCACCAGCGCGTCCCGCACGTCCCGGCGCGCGAAGAACCGCTCGCCGCCGCGCACCTGGTAGCCCACGTCGGCGCTCGCGAACGCCTGCTCGAAGGCCTCGGCCTGCACGTTCGTCCGGTACAGCACGGCGATCTCGCTGGGCCGGACGCCCGACGCGACGAGCCGTGCCGCGCGCGCCGCGACACCCGCGGCCTCCGCCTCGTCGTGGTCGTAGGCCGTCCAGCGCACGCGCGGGCCGTCGGGCTGCTGGGCCACCAGGTGCAGCGGCGTCGGGTCCGCCGGCCGGCGCGTCGCCGTGAGCAGGCGGTTCGCCAGGGCCACGACCTGGGGCGTCGAGCGGTAGTCGCGCACCAGCTTGACCTGCGCCGCCCCCGGGTACCGCTTGCGGAACGTCAGCAGGTGGTGCGGGGACGCCCCCGCGAACGAGTAGATGGTCTGGCTGGGGTCGCCGACGACGCACAGCTCGCGGCGCCCGCCCAGCCACTGCTCGAGCAGGTGCTGCTGGAGCGGGCTCACGTCCTGGTACTCGTCGACGACGAAGTGGCGGTACTGGCCGCGGACCTCCTCGGCGACCTCGGGGCGCTGCCCGAGCATCGCGGCCAGCAGCAGCAGCACGTCCTCGAAGTCGACGACGCCGCGCTCGGTCTTCACGTCCTCGTACGCCGTGATGAGCCGGGCCACCGCGTGCGCGTCGTGCCCCGCCGGTGCCGGGCGCATCACGGCGGCCGCGGCCGCCGGGTAGTCGTCGGCGGTGACGAGCGAGACCTTCGACCACTCGATCTCGCCGGCCAGGTCACGCACGGCCACCCGGTCCACGGGCAGCCCCACGCGCCGCCCCGCCTCGGCCACCAGCACCGACTTCTGCTCGACGATGCGCGGCGCGGCGCCGCCGACGACGCGCGGCCAGAAGTGGCCGAGCTGGCGCAGCGCCGCCGCGTGGAAGGTGCGCGCCTGCACGCCCGCGACCCCCAGGTCGCGCAGCCGCACCCGCATCTCCCCCGCGGCACGTGCCGTGAACGTCACCGCCAGCACCGACGCCGGGCGGTACACGCCGGTGCGGACGCCGTAGGCGATGCGGTGCGTGATCGCGCGGGTCTTGCCCGTCCCGGCGCCCGCGAGCACGCAGACGGGCCCGGTCAGGGTGCTCGCGACCTGACGCTGCTCGGGGTCGAGGGCGTCGAGGAGGGCGTCGGCGGAGGCGTGGGCGGGCATCGCCGCCCAGTCTCGCAGCCGCACCGCGGCACCCGTGCACCGTCCACAGGCGGTGCCCCGGGCGGAACACACGGCAGCCCGCGCGCGTTGACGCGGCCGGGAGGCCCTCCACCGGGGCCGCCGGGCGCCGCGTGCGACCGGCCCACGACGAGCGACGACGAGGGACGATGACGACGACCGCACCGCCTGCCGGCACCGTGACGATGTACTCCACCACGTGGTGCGGCTACTGCCACCGGCTGCGCACGCAGCTCGACTCGGCGGGCATCGCGTACGACGTCGTCGACATCGAGCAGCAGCCCGAGGCCGCCGACTACGTGGCCTCCGTCAACGGCGGCAACCAGACGGTCCCCACCGTGGTCTTCCCCGACGGCACCGCCGCGACGAACCCGTCGCTCGCGCAGGTCAAGGCTCGCCTGGGCGTGTGAGCGACGGCGGGCCCGACCGACCGCGGCCGGGCCCGCCTCGACCGCCGTCAGGCGCCGCCCGGCTCCGCGACCGGCCCGCCGAACCACTCCTCGACCAGCGCCCGGGCGATCGACGCCCCGCTCGGCAGCACGACGTCGCCCGCGAGCACGGCCTGCGCCAGCTCGTCCCGGGTGAACCAGCGGGCGTCGGTCAGCTCCACGCCGTCGACGCGCACGTCCGTGCTCGTGGCGTGCGCCCGGTACCCGAGCATCAGCGAGCCCGGGAACGGCCACGGCTGGCTGCCGCGGTAGACGACCTCGCCGACCTGGACGCCGGCCTCCTCCAGGACCTCCCGGCGCACCGCCCGCTCGGCGGACTCCCCCGCCTCGACGAAGCCCGCGAGGGTGGAGAACCGGCCCGGTGCCCAGGTCGCGGCGTGCCCGAGCAGCAGGCGGTCCGCGTCGTCGACGACCGCCATGATCACCGCCGGGTCGGTGCGCGGGTAGTGCTCCGACCCGTCCTGCACGCACACCCGCGACCAGCCCGCCTGCGCGACCCGGGTCGCGGCCCCGCAGCGGGGGCAGCGCGGCTGCCGGTCGTGCCACGTGTCGAGCGCGACCGCCGTGGTCGCCAGGCCCGCGTCGTGCGCGTCGAGGGCCGCACCCACGGCGCGCAGCCCGCGCCACGCCCCCGCCGCCGCGGCGTCCTGGTGCACCGCCGCGTCCGCCGCAGCACCCGTGCGCGGCAGCGTCTCGTGGTCGGGCATCCGCAGCGCCAGCACGTCGCCGCCGTCGTCCTCCTGGCCGAGCAGCAGCCAGGCGTCGTCGTCCGGGCCCCCGGCGACCGGCCCGTCCGGGCCGTCGGCGGCCCGCGGCCCCCACGCGGCTGACGCCTGCGCGGGGGTCAGCCACAGCACGCGGGCCGGGTCCTGCGTGAGCACCTGGCCGGCGCGCACCAGCAGCACCCGCGTGCGGGGGTCCTGCACGGCGGACCCGATCACGTCCGGCTCGGTGCGGCGCTCGGCCGCTCGGGGCACGGAGGCCCGGGCCAGGGGCAGGTGGGCCAGCGTCGCGCTCGTCACGGCGCCCACGGTACGTCCCGGACAACCCGACGACCCGGTCAGCGCCGCCCGCACCGGGACGAACCGGACGCGGACACACCGCGGCGACGGCACCCCGTCCACGGCACGGGCACCTACGCTGGCTCCCGTGACACGCTCGCCGCTCGCCCTCGCCGCCCTGGCGACCGTCGCGATCCCGGGGCTCGACGCGTACGACGTGCGCCGTCCGAGCGGCACCGGCCCCGACTTCGACGAGGCCGTGGTCATCGACTCGGTGCGCCGCCGGTGGGTCGTGCGCGCCCCGCAGCACGCCGCAGCCGGCGCCGCCCTCGAGGCCGAGATCGCCCTCCTGGCCGCGCTGCGCCCCTTCGTCGACGACGGCACGCTGCCGTTCGCGGTGCCGCGCACCGAGGGGTTCGCGCACCTGCCGGAGGGCGGCCGCGCAGCCGTGCACCGGCAGCTGATCGGGCGCCCGCTGCGCCTGGAGACCCTGCGTCCCGGACCCGGCCTGGCCGCCGAGATCGGCCGGGCCCTGGCCGCGCTGCACGAGCTGCCGACGTCCGTCGTCGAGGAGGCCGGGCTGCCGGTGTACGACGCCGCCGGGTACCGCGAGCGCCGCCAGGCCGAGGTCGACGAGGCCGCCCGCACCGGCCTGGTCCCGCCGTCGCTCCTGCGCCGCTGGGAGGACATGCTCGAGGACGTCGCGATGTGGCGCTTCCGGCCGACGGTCGTGCACGCCGACCTGACCAGCGCGCACCTGCTCGTCGCCGAGGGCACGGTCACCGCCGTCCTCGACTGGGGCGACGCGATGGTGGCCGACCCCGCCGACGACCTGTCGTGGCTGCTGGTGGCGGCGCCGCAGGACGCGGTCGACGCGATCATGGAGTCGTACCTGCTGCGGCGCACCGAGCTGAGCGACCCGCACCTGGCCGACCGGGCGCTGCTGGCCGGTGAGCTCGCGCTGGCCCGGTGGCTGCTGCACGGCGTGCGCACGCAGAGCGCCGAGGTCGTGGACGACGCCGTGGCGATGCTCACCGAGCTCGACGAGCACGTGCACGCGGAGGCCGAGGCCGCCTACTGAGCGGCGGGCTCCTGCGAAGGCCCGGGTGCCCGGGTGGCGGCCTCCAGGAGCACGGCGATCTCGTCGGCGTCGAGCAGCCGTCGCGGGCGCACGGTGACGCCGGCGCCCACGTAGCAGAACGCCGCGGCGACGTGCTCCACGGGGGTGCCCGTCCAGCGTGACCACGCGAGCCGGTACACCGCGAGCTGCAGGTCGCGGGACGCCTCCTGCGCGGGGTCCGTCGGCGGGGCGCCGGTCTTCCAGTCGACGACCACCACCGACCCCTCGGGCCCCTCGGGGTCACGGAACACCGCGTCGATGCGGGACCGCAGCACGTGCCCGCCGATGGTCGTCTCGACGTCGACCTCGACCGCGATCGGCGTGCGGTCCGCCCAGGGCGTCGCCAGGAACGCGGCGCGCAGGGCGTCCTGGTCGGCGTCGACGGGCTCGGAGTCGTCGTCCGCGCCCGGCAGCAGGTCCAGGTCGACGAGCGTGGTGCGCCCGTAGTACGCCTCGACCCACGCGTGGAACGCGGTGCCGCGCCGCGCCTGGCGGGACGGCTCGCGGGGCACCGGGCGGCGCAGCTGGAGCGCGAACGCCGCGGGGTCCGCGTCGAGGCGGACCAGTGCGGACGCGGACAGGTGCGCGGGCAGGTCGACCTGCTGGTTGCCGGTGCGGCGCTCGAGCTGCTCGGCGAGCAGCCGGTCGGCGAGGGCGTCCCAGTCGGTCGGCGGCGGGGCGTCCGGCCCGTCCGGCACCCCCTCGTGGCCCGCATCCGCGGTGCCCGGACCGGCCGGCCGGCGCTCGGCGCCCGCCGTGGCCCGCACCGCGCGCAGGACGTCCCGCACGGCGTCGGCGGCCGCCTCGACCGCCGGGCGCCGCGGTGCCGCACCGTCGACCGCGAACGGGTCGGCCGGCCACACCGCCGTCTCGACGTCGCCGGTCCGCGGGTTGTCCGCACCCGGCTCGGGCTCGTCGGCCCAGGCCAGCACCTCGGCGAGGCCGTGCTCGACGAGCTCGGCGAGGAACGGCGAGACCCGCCGGGGCGTCTTGGCGTCGCCCCACCGCGCCGCGCTGAGCAGCAGCCGCTCCCTGGCGCGCGTGAGGGCGACGTAGGCGAGGCGACGCTCCTCGGCGACCTCGTGCTCCCCGGCGTCCTGGCGGAACCGGACGAGCCGCTCGGCGAGCTCCTTCGGGTCCGCGGCACCCGCGAGGTCGAGGGTGGGCAGGTCGTCGCGGTCCCCGCGCAACGGGTAGGGCAGCACCCCGAGCCCGGTGAGCCAGCCCGAGTCCAGCGGTCCGTCCTTGCCGAGCACCGCCGTCGCGGGCAGCCCGCCGTCGACCAGCCCGGTCACCACGACGACGTCCCACTCCAGCCCCTTGGAGGCGTGCACCGTCATGAGCTGGACCGCGTCGGGGTCCGGCTCCGTGACGGGCAGGTCCAGGCCGTCCTCGCGCTGCTCGGCGGCCTCCAGCCAGGCCAGGAACGCACCGATCGTCGGCCGGTCCGCGGCGCGGGCGAACTCGACGGCGACGTCGCGGAACGCGTCCAGGTGCGCGCGGGCCCGGGCCGGGGTGACGTCGGAGCGGGACTGCACCTCGATGTCGAGGCCGAAGAGCCGCTCGGCCTCGCCGACCAGCTCGGGCAGCGACAGGCCCGCCTGCCGGCGCACCGCCCGCAGCACCGCCGCCAGGTCCGCGAGCCGGCCCCGGCCCTGCGGCGTGAGGCGTCGGCCCGCACCGCTGACCCAGCCGGCGGGCGGCAGGTCGTCGAGCGCGTCGACGAGGCTCGACGCGTCGACCACGTCGCCCTCGACCACGACCTGCCCGGTGCCGGCCTCGGCACCGGGCAGGTCGGCGGGGTCGCCGGGGTCGGCCGACCGCGGCGCCGAGAGCCGGGCCAGGTGCCGCGCCCAGTCCCCCAGGGCGTGCAGGTCGCGCGCACCGAGCCGGGTGCGGGCACCGGTGAGCAGGCGCACGAGCGCGTCGCCGCGCGTCGGGTCGTGGGCCGCCTGGAGCACGGCGACGAGGTCGACGACCTCCGGCGCCGCGAGCAGGCCGCCGAGGCCCACGACCTCGACGGGCAGGCCCTCGGCCCGCAGCGCGCGGCGCAGCGGCTCGAACTGCGACCGCTTGCGGCACAGCACCGCGGCGGTCCGCCTCCCGTCGGGGTGGGTGCCGGGCCGCCAGTGCGCCGCGACGAGCTGGGCGACGCCGCGGGCCTCGTCCTCGACCGTCGCGTCGACGCGGGCCTGCACGACCCCCGCGCCGGCTCCGGGCCGCGCCCGCAGCTCGGGGACGTCGACCCGCCCGTCGCCGCGCAGCGGTGCGGCGACGCGGTTGGCGGCGTCCAGCACGGCGTGGTCGTTGCGCCAGGAGGTCGAGAGCTGCACGACCTCGGCGCGGCGCCGGTCCCCGTCGGGACCGACGGCGGGGAACGTGTCGGGGAAGCGGGCCAGCCCGCCGGCGCTGGCACCGCGCCAGCCGTAGATCGACTGGTGGGGGTCGCCGACGGCCGTGACCGGGTGCCCGCCGCCGAAGAGCGCGGACAGCAGCGCGAGCTGGGCGTACGAGGTGTCCTGGTACTCGTCGAGGAGCACGACCCGGCAGCGGGTGCGCTCCCCGGCGCCGACCTCGGGGACGTCGCGGGCGATCCGCGCGGCGATCGCCACCTGGTCGCCGAAGTCGAGGGAGTCGGCGGCCCGCTTGCGCGCCCGGTACGCGGCCACGAGCTCGAGCACCCGGGACCGCTCCCCGAGCGAGGAGCGCAGGTCGCGGACCTTGGCGTAGGGCGCGCGGGGCGGTGTGCCGGGCGGGGTCGCGTCCATCGCCGCCACGAGGTCGTCGATCGCCGCGCGGGCACCCGCGGGGTCGAGCAGGTGCTCGTCGAGCGCGCCCGACAGGCTCAGCACCGCCTCGACCACGGTCGACGTCGCGGCGGCGGTGTCGAGGTCGCCGGCCCACTGCTCGACGACCTCGGACGCGAGCTGCCACTGCGCGGCCTCGCCGAGCAGCCGCGCACCGGGCTCGATGCCGGCGCGCAGCGCGTGCTCGGACACCAGCGAGCCCGCGTAGGCGTGGTACGTCGAGACCTGCGGGCGCGCCAGCTCGTCGGCGAGGTCGGCGGCGCCCGGCAGGTCGACGCCCTGCACCGCCGCGGCCCGCACGAGCGCGCGCAGGCGGCGGCGCACGCGTTCGGCGAGCTCGCCCGCGGCCTTGCGCGTGAACGTCAGCCCGAGCACCTGGTCGGGGGTGACCAGGCCGTTGGCGACGAGCCAGACCACGCGCCCGGCCATCGTCTCGGTCTTGCCCGAGCCGGCGCCCGCGACCACGAGCGACGGCGCGAGCGGTGCCTCGATGACCTGCCGCTGCTCGTCCGTCGGCGGGTGCTGGCCGAGGAGCTGGGCGATCTGCACGGCCGACAGCGCGACGGACCTGGTCGAGGGGCGCTCGCTCACGCGACGACCTGCCCGCCCTCGGCACGCAGCGGGCAGGACCGACGCACCGGGCACCGGTCGCACAGCTCGTTGCCACGCGCCTCGAACTGCGCGGCGGCCATCTGGTCCGCGACGTCGTCGACGAGGGCCCGCGCCCACGACGGGCCGTCGGTCTCGGGGCCGAGCGCGTCCTGCTCGCGCGTCGTGGGCCCGCGCGTGCCGGAGGCGACGAACACCAGGGCGGCGCCCGCGCTCGTGGTGCCGGCGGGCAGGTCGGGCACGGCCCCGGCGTCGACGGCGAGCTGGTACAGGCCGAGCTGGGGGTGCTCGGCCGTCTGCGCGACGGTCGGCACGCGGGTGCCGGTCTTGAGGTCGACGACCCGCACCGTGGGCGACGCCGCCGCACCGTCGCCGGCAGCGCCGTCACGGGCCCCGTCGGTACCGGCTGTGCCGTCGCCCGTCTCCCCCTCGCCCGGCCCCGCGTCCACGAGCTCGACGCGGTCCATCGAGCCGCGCACGAGCGCCCGGTCGGTCTCGAGCACGAAGTCCGCCTCGACGAGCACGGGGTCCCCGCTGGTCCGCAGGTGCACCGCGAGCCGGTCGATCATCGCGTCGGCCCGGCGCCGCGCGGACAACGAGGCCCACCCGTCGCCGAGCCCCAGCTCGGGCCAGCGCCGGTCGAGCTCGGCGGCGAGCGTGAGCCGGTCGCCGCGCGGGTGCTCCTGGGCGATGGCGTGCACGAGCGTGCCGAGCGACTGGCTCCACGACTGCGACGGCGTGCCCCCGGCTGCCTCCAGGGCCCAGCGCAGCGCGCACCGCTGCGCCGTCTCGACCTTCGACGGCGAGACCGGCACCTTCTCGCCGTCGAACCACAGCGGCTCGTCGCTCGACGGCTCCGGCAGCCCGAACCACCGGTCCGGGTCGGCGCCGGGGATGCCGACGACGGCCAGCCGCGCGAGGGTGCGCGCCGCCGCCGGGTCGGGCGTGCCGTGCTCGCGGGCGGTCCGCTCGAGGTGCGCGCGCAGCCGGGCGACGAGGCCGCGCAGGTCCAGCGGCGCGGGGGCGCTCGTGCGGCGCGGGTCCGGGCCGTCGGCCGGCGGGGGCTGCACGAGGTCGAGGAACGGCGACGGGGAGTCGTCCTGGTCGGCGACCGCCGTCACCAGCAGCCGGGTGCGGGCCCGGGAGCACGCGAGCGCGAAGGAGCGCAGCTCGTCGGCCAGCACCGCGGCGCGGGCGTCGGCCGGCGCGTCCGGCTCGCGGCCCGCGACGGCCGCGACGAGGGCCTGCGCTCCCAGCATCGAGTCCCGCAGCCGCAGGTCGGGCCACGTGCCTTCCTGCACGCCGACGACGGCCACCACGTCCCACGACCGGCCTGCCGCGCCCGGGGGTGTGAGCACGCCGACGCCGGCGGTCCGCGAGCGCGCCGCCAGGGAGTCGGCGGGCAGGTCCTGGTCCTCGACCCAGGTGACGAACGCCTCGGGCGTGGCCCGGGGGTTGCGGTCGACGAACGTCTCGGCCGCACGGAACAGCGCCAGGACGGCGTCGAGGTCGCGGTCGGCCCGCTCGCCGGACGCCCCGCCCGCGAGCGCGACCCGGCGCCACGTCTCGGCGAGCCCGGCCCGGTCCCAGACCGCCCACAGCACGGACTCCACGTCGGCGCCGGGCGCCTGCGCGGCGGCGCGCCCGGCGGCGACGACCGCGGCGAGCCGGTCGACGGGGCGGCCGACGTGCGAGGGCAGGGTCACCGCCCGCCCGGGGGCGTCGAGGACCTCGACGAGCAGGGCGTCGCTC is a genomic window containing:
- a CDS encoding YgjP-like metallopeptidase domain-containing protein, yielding MPVPEEPPRTGAHARGPDAPVEVRRSRRRSRTVSAWREGDVTVVAIPAGFTRSQEREWVGRMVARLAAQEGRRRPSDAQLASRATDLSRRYLGGRAVPTSVRWSSNQGRRWGSCTPTDGTIRISDRVRGMPRWVLDYVLLHELVHLLVPGHGPDFWAELATYPHTGRARGFLEGYGYAQDRGARPSPDGADEPPGDDEDDVDA
- a CDS encoding ThiF family adenylyltransferase, producing MRTRTVRLRPGVQVLTRGADEVQVGLDPRWAVRVDGLDPDEVRLWCGVGPGTDLDALARGAGARAARVRQTVADLAAAGLTRPDPEPGTTVHGPASADADAWSLLTADGDGERQVLARSRAVVGVVGLGATGMAVATHLATAGVGTLLLDDDSPVGSVDVAGGAHRWADVGVPRATAARRVLQDAAPGVRVDVDAAPDVVVVVEHDAADPARATLLMAHGLAHLSVVVRAADTTVGPFVRPGVDPCLHCLDLHRADVDAAWPTVLARLTAGGPDTGAVRRRGGEVGVVAGASAALAAAQVLVHVDGSVPSLTGATVQIALPDVVGRVRDWSAHPDCGCSRLPGPPAPSGP
- a CDS encoding WhiB family transcriptional regulator; this encodes MQLTTLPDTTTPGATSAWAGSTATEDRQQFDRMVADLVPCRSNDPELWFAERQAEVERAKALCRGCPLVEGCLAGAVERAEPWGVWGGQVFVGGVVVPTKRGRGRPRKDAAAA
- a CDS encoding ATP-dependent helicase, with amino-acid sequence MPAHASADALLDALDPEQRQVASTLTGPVCVLAGAGTGKTRAITHRIAYGVRTGVYRPASVLAVTFTARAAGEMRVRLRDLGVAGVQARTFHAAALRQLGHFWPRVVGGAAPRIVEQKSVLVAEAGRRVGLPVDRVAVRDLAGEIEWSKVSLVTADDYPAAAAAVMRPAPAGHDAHAVARLITAYEDVKTERGVVDFEDVLLLLAAMLGQRPEVAEEVRGQYRHFVVDEYQDVSPLQQHLLEQWLGGRRELCVVGDPSQTIYSFAGASPHHLLTFRKRYPGAAQVKLVRDYRSTPQVVALANRLLTATRRPADPTPLHLVAQQPDGPRVRWTAYDHDEAEAAGVAARAARLVASGVRPSEIAVLYRTNVQAEAFEQAFASADVGYQVRGGERFFARRDVRDALVLLRGGARSADPGTPLGQTVRDVLTSVGWAPTPPASRGAARERWDAMHALVTLADDLAAARTPGVEQGEDVLDLGAGRALVPADGGASLADLVAELDERAAAQHAPTVEGVTLASLHAAKGLEWDAVFLVGLSDGLLPISLAQTDAAVAEERRLLYVGVTRARRHLELSYAGARTPGSRASRRRTPFLDRLWGQDVDERRGTADGDVDRGLVERLRRWREEVARERGVPPSRVLTDGMITDVAALRPSSPAELRQVPGLGQTRLADVGAALLAVVTSRDGGAGSADQP
- a CDS encoding mycoredoxin; protein product: MTTTAPPAGTVTMYSTTWCGYCHRLRTQLDSAGIAYDVVDIEQQPEAADYVASVNGGNQTVPTVVFPDGTAATNPSLAQVKARLGV
- the nudC gene encoding NAD(+) diphosphatase yields the protein MTSATLAHLPLARASVPRAAERRTEPDVIGSAVQDPRTRVLLVRAGQVLTQDPARVLWLTPAQASAAWGPRAADGPDGPVAGGPDDDAWLLLGQEDDGGDVLALRMPDHETLPRTGAAADAAVHQDAAAAGAWRGLRAVGAALDAHDAGLATTAVALDTWHDRQPRCPRCGAATRVAQAGWSRVCVQDGSEHYPRTDPAVIMAVVDDADRLLLGHAATWAPGRFSTLAGFVEAGESAERAVRREVLEEAGVQVGEVVYRGSQPWPFPGSLMLGYRAHATSTDVRVDGVELTDARWFTRDELAQAVLAGDVVLPSGASIARALVEEWFGGPVAEPGGA
- a CDS encoding phosphotransferase yields the protein MTRSPLALAALATVAIPGLDAYDVRRPSGTGPDFDEAVVIDSVRRRWVVRAPQHAAAGAALEAEIALLAALRPFVDDGTLPFAVPRTEGFAHLPEGGRAAVHRQLIGRPLRLETLRPGPGLAAEIGRALAALHELPTSVVEEAGLPVYDAAGYRERRQAEVDEAARTGLVPPSLLRRWEDMLEDVAMWRFRPTVVHADLTSAHLLVAEGTVTAVLDWGDAMVADPADDLSWLLVAAPQDAVDAIMESYLLRRTELSDPHLADRALLAGELALARWLLHGVRTQSAEVVDDAVAMLTELDEHVHAEAEAAY